In Thiovibrio frasassiensis, one DNA window encodes the following:
- a CDS encoding YajD family HNH nuclease, whose protein sequence is MTPPNKSTPQEGMLAAAQRERELRAQTYREKALKIYPWICGRCGREFTGKKLRDLTVHHKDHNHENNPPDGSNWELLCLYCHDNEHDRQSVADAYGELKPGEPQKGIATSNPFAALGALLEKKK, encoded by the coding sequence ATGACCCCACCGAACAAAAGCACTCCCCAAGAAGGGATGCTGGCTGCGGCCCAGCGGGAGCGGGAGCTCCGGGCACAGACCTATCGGGAAAAAGCGCTCAAGATCTACCCCTGGATCTGCGGCAGATGCGGGCGCGAATTCACCGGCAAAAAACTGCGCGACCTCACCGTCCACCACAAAGACCACAACCACGAAAACAACCCGCCCGACGGCAGCAACTGGGAGTTGTTGTGCCTCTACTGCCACGACAACGAGCATGACCGCCAGAGCGTTGCCGACGCTTATGGGGAGCTGAAGCCGGGCGAACCCCAAAAAGGCATCGCCACCTCGAATCCCTTCGCCGCACTCGGAGCCTTATTAGAAAAGAAAAAATAA
- a CDS encoding LTA synthase family protein, producing the protein MSRGFTAWAVKLIREQGNRIAGAVELSWPRFSRQLSRDGSFWLVSILLLTLYRLLFLAVFSTRIAENSSWHTIWQSLEIGFRFDSKVATLALVPSFSLTLISGFIDWEHRTERLRLFMGVLFWGCIVVLGRIAIGYFKEYDDLFNQWLFGLYYDDPSAIAKTIYAQYHVVLELCAGILLLLVGLRISRKVLARPLLPDHLLASLTRTTPSRWIFFSLVAILLAGGVRGSFGSRPIQLKDSAITRDGFLNKATINPFVALKYAIENHLETIEGGNIHCYLPTNDIEQAVTRATGGKAEGNIDNALKRYALGVGSQAPRHIFLIVGESYDAWPLQEQFAPLGVTNELRALAKDGLRVVPFMAAANGTMSSFGAILTGMPFSGIMANYQQSGLTPYPTSMPEIFRRLGYKTRFFYGGYLSWQNIGDFCKHQGFEEIYGGADMALGGERKEWGVDDEEIFKFAERTVSDDLPSFNIILTTSNHSPYNVDTQAKGFKPPELPAELQARFAGEENLKHLGHLWYADHCIGTFARGMEKRFPSLLVAVTGDHFGRWYPGGRVGFYEGVSVPFVLYGPKVLAGKRLPDNVAGSHKDIAATLIELAAPRGFMYHALGKNLLAPSPEFLGIEKGRAITADYLLDLDGMVASPLPWSREHGSPPAMAQVVQKHNDLLALALWRIRWGADILSAKTGPQS; encoded by the coding sequence ATGTCTAGAGGATTCACGGCTTGGGCGGTCAAGCTGATCAGAGAACAGGGAAATCGGATTGCCGGGGCAGTGGAGTTGAGCTGGCCTCGCTTCTCCCGCCAGCTCTCCCGTGACGGGAGTTTCTGGCTGGTCAGCATTCTGCTGCTTACCCTCTACCGTCTTCTGTTCCTGGCGGTATTTTCAACGCGAATCGCCGAAAACAGCAGCTGGCACACCATCTGGCAATCCCTGGAGATCGGCTTCCGGTTCGACTCCAAAGTGGCGACCCTGGCCCTGGTCCCCTCCTTTTCCCTGACCTTGATCTCCGGTTTTATCGATTGGGAACACCGTACCGAGCGGCTCCGCCTCTTCATGGGGGTCCTGTTCTGGGGGTGCATTGTGGTGCTGGGCCGCATCGCCATCGGTTATTTTAAGGAATACGATGATCTGTTCAATCAATGGCTTTTCGGGTTGTATTATGACGACCCCTCGGCCATCGCCAAAACCATCTACGCCCAGTATCATGTTGTCCTCGAATTGTGCGCCGGAATCCTGTTGCTGCTTGTCGGTTTGAGGATCTCCAGAAAAGTGCTCGCCCGACCTCTCCTGCCGGATCATCTGCTTGCCTCCCTGACCAGGACGACCCCGAGTCGGTGGATCTTCTTTTCCCTGGTTGCCATTCTCCTGGCCGGCGGTGTCCGGGGCTCTTTCGGCAGTCGTCCGATTCAGCTTAAGGATTCAGCCATCACCCGCGATGGCTTTCTCAATAAAGCGACCATCAACCCCTTTGTCGCCCTGAAGTACGCCATTGAAAATCACCTCGAGACGATTGAGGGCGGGAATATTCACTGCTATCTCCCCACTAATGATATCGAGCAGGCGGTGACCAGGGCAACAGGCGGGAAGGCGGAGGGCAATATCGACAATGCGCTGAAACGGTATGCGCTCGGGGTTGGGAGCCAGGCTCCACGGCACATCTTCCTTATTGTCGGGGAAAGTTACGATGCTTGGCCCCTGCAGGAGCAATTTGCCCCCCTCGGGGTAACCAATGAATTGCGGGCTTTGGCCAAGGATGGGCTGCGGGTGGTTCCCTTCATGGCTGCCGCCAACGGCACCATGAGCTCTTTCGGCGCTATTCTCACCGGTATGCCATTTTCGGGGATTATGGCAAACTACCAGCAATCCGGGCTGACCCCCTATCCCACCTCGATGCCGGAGATCTTTCGTCGCTTGGGCTACAAAACCAGATTCTTTTACGGGGGCTACCTGAGCTGGCAAAATATCGGTGATTTTTGTAAGCATCAGGGGTTTGAGGAGATATATGGTGGCGCGGATATGGCGTTGGGTGGCGAGCGAAAGGAATGGGGGGTCGATGATGAAGAGATCTTCAAGTTTGCGGAACGTACTGTCAGCGATGATCTTCCCAGCTTCAATATCATTCTGACGACATCAAATCATTCCCCGTATAATGTCGACACCCAGGCCAAGGGGTTCAAGCCCCCCGAGCTCCCGGCCGAACTGCAGGCGCGCTTTGCCGGGGAGGAAAACCTCAAGCATCTGGGGCATCTCTGGTATGCGGATCACTGCATCGGCACATTCGCCCGCGGTATGGAGAAAAGATTTCCTTCCCTCCTCGTTGCGGTTACCGGCGATCATTTTGGTCGTTGGTATCCCGGGGGGCGGGTTGGCTTTTACGAGGGGGTGTCTGTACCTTTCGTCCTTTACGGGCCCAAGGTTCTGGCAGGGAAACGGCTGCCGGACAATGTTGCCGGCTCCCACAAGGATATTGCTGCCACCTTGATAGAATTGGCTGCGCCTAGGGGCTTCATGTACCATGCCCTTGGTAAAAACCTGCTTGCTCCTTCGCCTGAATTTCTCGGAATCGAAAAAGGTCGGGCCATTACCGCTGATTATCTGCTCGATCTTGATGGAATGGTGGCGTCCCCACTGCCATGGAGCAGGGAGCATGGCTCTCCTCCTGCCATGGCGCAGGTAGTGCAGAAACACAACGATCTGTTGGCCCTTGCTCTATGGCGGATACGCTGGGGTGCAGACATTCTCTCGGCGAAAACCGGTCCGCAATCGTAG